A genomic segment from Ptychodera flava strain L36383 chromosome 23 unlocalized genomic scaffold, AS_Pfla_20210202 Scaffold_23__1_contigs__length_28996876_pilon, whole genome shotgun sequence encodes:
- the LOC139123610 gene encoding uncharacterized protein, giving the protein MAACAELHSNAARIRSVHVSHSLPRISTTLLSSNHCETCSSGAYRELSNQEFLELKLTSERLNVVGVESLSDEEDTHHNDSNSDGTDDDLPLAGLRQGNTAGSDDDLSLAGLRQDTEINSGDDLPLHWFYTDRKIQPTVMMTCHWLDSDRKLH; this is encoded by the exons ATGGCGGCCTGTGCCGAGCTTCACTCTAATGCGGCGAGGATTCGATCCGTTCAC GTCTCTCATTCCCTTCCCAGAATTTCAACAACTTTATTGTCATCAAA tcATTGTGAAACCTGTTCATCAGGTGCATACAGGGAGCTGTCAAATCAAGAGTTCCTTGAGCTGAAACTCACAAGTGAACGATTGAACGTTGTTGGTGTTGAAAGCTTATCTGATGAAGAAGATACCCATCACAATGACTCTAACAGTGATGGCACTGATGATGACCTTCCACTGGCTGGACTCAGACAGGGAAATACAGCTGGCAGTGATGATGACCTGTCACTGGCCGGACTCAGACAGGACACTGAAATAAACAGTGGGGATGACCTGCCACTGCACTGGTTTTACACTGACAGGAAAATACAGCCGACAGTGATGATGACCTGTCACTGGCTTGACTCAGACAGGAAATTACACTAG